In Penaeus chinensis breed Huanghai No. 1 chromosome 2, ASM1920278v2, whole genome shotgun sequence, the following proteins share a genomic window:
- the LOC125031694 gene encoding metallophosphoesterase MPPED2-like isoform X2, whose translation MTESIDLSIDPNKAWKVLKDRLTVDIVEPLPATTPISEDKVRFVCVSDTHVKTDDMTHPMPDGDVLLHSGDFTFTGSLSEAKKFNNWLGTLPYKHKIVIAGNHEVILDEDTCMTPLPAKEVITNATYLQDSSTTVYGFKVYGAPWTPEYHVMAFNLTRGEPLREKWRKIPLDVDILMTHGPPLGHGDLTWRGDRAGCVDLMETLQTKIKPKYHIYGHIHEGYGITTNGRTNFVNASTCDRFYKPVNAPLVFDLPLPPGVSKSSAELG comes from the exons ATGACGGAATCCATCGACTTGAGCATCGACCCCAATAAAGCATGGAAGGTTTTGAAGGACAGGCTTACAGTGGACATCGTGGAACCCCTTCCTGCCACAACTCCGATTTCAGAGGACAAG GTGaggtttgtgtgcgtgagtgatacTCATGTCAAGACAGATGACATGACTCACCCAATGCCAGATGGTGACGTGTTACTGCACTCTGGTGACTTTACTTTCACTGGGTCTCTCTCTGAAGCAAAAAAATTCAATAACTGGTTAG GTACACTGCCTTATAAGCACAAGATCGTGATCGCAGGGAATCACGAAGTTATTTTAGACGAGGATACGTGTATGACACCACTACCCGCTAAGGAGGTCATCACCAATGCCACGTACCTTCAAGATTCCTCTACTACTGTGTACGGTTTTAAGGTCTATGGCGCACCCTG GACGCCTGAGTATCACGTTATGGCCTTTAACCTAACGCGAGGAGAACCGCTtcgggagaaatggagaaagattcCCCTAGACGTGGACATATTAATGACCCACGGACCACCCTTGGGCCATGGCGATCTCACCTGGCGAGGCGACCGGGCGGGATGCGTTGACCTAATGGAAACCTTGCAAACTAAAATTAAACCCAAGTATCACATATACGGTCACATACACGAGG GCTACGGAATTACCACAAACGGACGTACGAATTTCGTCAACGCTTCCACGTGCGACCGATTCTACAAGCCAGTAAACGCCCCTTTGGTCTTCGATCTGCCGCTTCCACCTGGTGTCTCTAAGTCCTCCGCAGAATTAGGCtaa
- the LOC125031694 gene encoding metallophosphoesterase MPPED2-like isoform X1 codes for MQCSCNRGSNMTESIDLSIDPNKAWKVLKDRLTVDIVEPLPATTPISEDKVRFVCVSDTHVKTDDMTHPMPDGDVLLHSGDFTFTGSLSEAKKFNNWLGTLPYKHKIVIAGNHEVILDEDTCMTPLPAKEVITNATYLQDSSTTVYGFKVYGAPWTPEYHVMAFNLTRGEPLREKWRKIPLDVDILMTHGPPLGHGDLTWRGDRAGCVDLMETLQTKIKPKYHIYGHIHEGYGITTNGRTNFVNASTCDRFYKPVNAPLVFDLPLPPGVSKSSAELG; via the exons AACATGACGGAATCCATCGACTTGAGCATCGACCCCAATAAAGCATGGAAGGTTTTGAAGGACAGGCTTACAGTGGACATCGTGGAACCCCTTCCTGCCACAACTCCGATTTCAGAGGACAAG GTGaggtttgtgtgcgtgagtgatacTCATGTCAAGACAGATGACATGACTCACCCAATGCCAGATGGTGACGTGTTACTGCACTCTGGTGACTTTACTTTCACTGGGTCTCTCTCTGAAGCAAAAAAATTCAATAACTGGTTAG GTACACTGCCTTATAAGCACAAGATCGTGATCGCAGGGAATCACGAAGTTATTTTAGACGAGGATACGTGTATGACACCACTACCCGCTAAGGAGGTCATCACCAATGCCACGTACCTTCAAGATTCCTCTACTACTGTGTACGGTTTTAAGGTCTATGGCGCACCCTG GACGCCTGAGTATCACGTTATGGCCTTTAACCTAACGCGAGGAGAACCGCTtcgggagaaatggagaaagattcCCCTAGACGTGGACATATTAATGACCCACGGACCACCCTTGGGCCATGGCGATCTCACCTGGCGAGGCGACCGGGCGGGATGCGTTGACCTAATGGAAACCTTGCAAACTAAAATTAAACCCAAGTATCACATATACGGTCACATACACGAGG GCTACGGAATTACCACAAACGGACGTACGAATTTCGTCAACGCTTCCACGTGCGACCGATTCTACAAGCCAGTAAACGCCCCTTTGGTCTTCGATCTGCCGCTTCCACCTGGTGTCTCTAAGTCCTCCGCAGAATTAGGCtaa